One Chloroflexota bacterium genomic region harbors:
- a CDS encoding TadE/TadG family type IV pilus assembly protein yields MRVPYSSRGQTLAEFALILPVFVVILVGIFDGGRLVFAYNGVNNAAREGGREATVNQTETDVQARAAQHAVALDIAPSGVSVDFRLPTTPNDPGSCDSELGTADIYGCLAVVRVTYVYTAATPIISALIGPISVTGEGRFPVEFNCIDQLPGRDCPLGQ; encoded by the coding sequence AGACTCTGGCCGAGTTCGCCCTGATCCTGCCGGTCTTCGTGGTGATCCTGGTCGGCATCTTCGACGGCGGACGGCTCGTCTTCGCGTACAACGGGGTGAACAACGCGGCGCGTGAGGGCGGGCGGGAGGCGACCGTCAACCAGACGGAGACCGATGTCCAGGCCCGTGCGGCCCAGCACGCGGTTGCGCTCGACATCGCGCCGTCGGGCGTGAGCGTCGACTTTCGGCTCCCGACCACGCCCAATGATCCCGGCTCCTGCGACTCGGAGCTGGGGACGGCGGACATCTACGGGTGCTTGGCGGTGGTGCGGGTGACATACGTGTACACCGCCGCAACGCCGATCATCAGCGCCCTCATCGGACCAATATCAGTCACCGGGGAGGGGCGCTTCCCGGTCGAGTTCAACTGCATCGACCAGCTCCCGGGCCGGGACTGCCCGCTCGGACAATAG